A stretch of Besnoitia besnoiti strain Bb-Ger1 chromosome III, whole genome shotgun sequence DNA encodes these proteins:
- a CDS encoding SAG-related sequence SRS25 (encoded by transcript BESB_047000): MRSSPLCCARRSERGGFNFSRRCTLLDNFVDFVSFIRRQVTFDIRSLIGTDVATVHIPHRGRRTMMALRVCCLFVAVLVHSVPLLSMTALAEEHYFLFTGCMLFSSVKRVTVKPGDTVTMRCPGATSTTPNGVTTYTCQGPDPECTDGTRVTYPTLFPKAPSDFQFWSGGDTLSTTGTLHIPPEADDATFSYRWDAPSGGMKEHTRLVIRVRQPPKEERAAPNVPHSAHSSFMPMISAAFGALGAGVAITQTI; encoded by the coding sequence ATGAGATCGTCGCCCCTCTGCTGCGCAAGAAGATCCGAGCGCGGAGGATTCAATTTTTCGAGGAGGTGCACGCTTCTGGACAACTTTGTGGATTTCGTGAGTTTTATACGGAGACAGGTTACGTTTGACATCCGTAGCTTGATTGGAACCGACGTAGCCACGGTTCATATCCCACATCGCGGACGACGCACAATGATGGCCCTTCGTGTCTGCTGCTTGTTTGTGGCGGTGCTAGTCCACAGTGTGCCTCTGCTGTCGATGACAGCGTTAGCAGAGGAGCACTATTTTTTATTCACTGGATGTATGCTGTTTTCTTCCGTGAAGCGGGTCACGGTGAAGCCTGGTGATACTGTCACGATGCGATGCCCGGGGGCGACATCAACAACTCCCAATGGCGTCACTACATACACGTGCCAGGGGCCAGATCCGGAGTGCACAGACGGGACCAGGGTTACATATCCAACGCTGTTCCCAAAGGCGCCGTCTGATTTCCAGTTTTGGAGCGGGGGAGACACTCTCTCAACCACAGGAACTCTGCACATTCCACCGGAAGCGGACGACGCGACGTTCAGCTACCGCTGGGACGCTCCATCGGGCGGTATGAAGGAACATACCCGCCTTGTCATCAGGGTCCGACAGCCCCCGAAAGAGGAAAGAGCTGCACCGAATGTACCGCATTCCGCACATTCGAGCTTCATGCCGATGATCTCTGCCGCTTTTGGAGCCCTTGGGGCCGGAGTCGCAATCACGCAAACGATATGA